A segment of the Carya illinoinensis cultivar Pawnee chromosome 1, C.illinoinensisPawnee_v1, whole genome shotgun sequence genome:
TAAGCTACTGTTTTTAGAGCACACAAGGTGACACTTATTAGTCAATAACAACTTGTGGCAGAAATGTGAACCCATCAGTCATTTTCCAATTGTAAGCATAAATAAATAGGTGAAATACACAGTGCATACAAGCAGAGTGGAGCCATCTAGCTAAAGtacccaaaacaaaaacaagataTCTGGAAAATTGTTGCAAGTAAAGCTACAACCATTAAGTCAATGCTCAAGACATAAGGGTGTTACAGCAGTAAACTTCTAAAAAAACTCATGTCATAGACTTAAATTTGACAGCCATGGAAGATCCTCGCATTTAGTTCCTTCAACACAGACTATTGTAAAAACCATTTCACCCCCAAGACTTTGTGTCACCTAAGAATTGACATAAAGTAAACAACTTGTTCAAAATAGATTGTGGAAACCCACAAGCTTATGACTTAATACGCTTAAGTCACAGTAAAATTATACATTAAGCGGAATGTAGCAGTAACAGTCATGCAGATTCAATAGGTATACTGAATAGAACAAGCTTATTTTGAAAGTGTGATTAACTCACCATGTAGCGGCGAATGCTGCAGTAGACTTTAGTAACTTAAAGTCATTTTGTGGTCACTTGTTAATTgcatctgtaaaaaaaaaaaaaggataaaaaaatgtgagtaCTCTACATAGAGTTTCATCACCAGGTTATTAATCTTAATTAGAAGGCAAACCCACTAATTAATTACACTATGAGTAATATActgcatatttttatttttgtatacgAGTGAACATTGTCATCAACTAGAACCATTACATTGGATAAGAAAGTGTTAAGTGAACTTAGGACCTTAGTTTGAGGGAGATGGTCGATCGGTATCATCCATGGAACTAGTTTCAGCATTGGTCTCTACATCGATGTCTTCAAGAAGGTCTTCATCAGTAGAAGGGTTGGACATAGTATCACTGGAATAAGACTCAGCCTCCTCTAAAATGTCGTTGATATTAGTCTGGCCATCAAGAATGCTATTACTTCCCCCATATAAAGCAGCAGTGGATACAATGTTCGGCTCAACATCTGCCCTTAGCAATGGGGACTGATAGTCATTGTGGTCGATGTCAACATGTAAATAAACATCAGAAGACTGTTCTTCTTGAAACACATTGGCCTTGCTAGAATCATCCCCTTCATCATCTAAGTGTCATGGTTGGACATCATAGACATTCCTATATGTTATCTTTTGCATGACGTGCCAAGAGGCAGATAATGAAGTGTCTTTGAGGTAAAATACTTGCGAAGCTTGGCATGCCAACACGAACGGCTCATCCTTATACCAACGCCTAGACATATTGACACTTGTCACATGGTCACCGATCTTGATACCTCGAATCGTATCGccaacatcaaaccaatcacagGAAAATAACCAAACTTGTCGCCATCCCATGTACCGCACCTCTAAGATATCATTAAGAACCTCATAGAAGTCAACCATAAAGGATTGGTGTTCACTTGTAACTAatacaccactattttgtgtccTACGGTTCATTTCCCGGCCTCGTGTATGAAACCGTATACCGTTCATTATACACCCAGAATATGAACCCACCCAAGGGTCTGGTCCACAAGCAATTGCATAAAGATCATTAGATACACTTTGTGGATCCAAAGCACGTAGTGCTTGAATCTAAAATTATGGCCATAAGACAAGAAAAGACCATTATTGACATAAGGTTTAATAATCATCCAATTAAGGTCTGATGCATATACTTAAACATAAATAGAACTTACATGTTTCCTAAACCATGATGGAAACTCAGCTTCGTGCCTCCGTTCAATGTTAGATGTGCTCAACTCCTTCAAGATGTTATAGTGCTCCCTGCAATAAGTAATAAAATGTTTTAGCATGCAGCGCAAAGTGCGAAGATGGTGAATGGTACCTCCAAACTGTATATCTAACGAGCTGTGTTAATGTCAGATGCTTACTCCAAATACTGGACAATCTCAGTGCAATTATTGAGGGCCTACCATCTGGCAGTTTTAAATAGCTTCTTCTCTAAGTGGATAGGGGTTGAATTACCTAGTGCCCGCACTTTCTgattaaaaatatcaaacattGAGCTCTCAGATGTTTGCACACCCACATCAATATTTCGATCCTCTCGAGTGAACCTAGTTGGTACATCATGTAGATACATCGATGAGAATGTTAAACATTCTTCATGTATATATGCCTCTGCAATagatccttctgggcgagctttGTTTTTCACGTACCGCTTAAATTTGCCCAAATACCTCTCGaatggatacatccatctatattgaactggtcctgcaagtaACAACTCTCGGGGCAAATGGATAGCTAGGTGGACCATTACGTcaaaaaagtttggtggaaATATCATTTCCAACTTGCAAAGAATGAGGACAATGTCTGTCTCAAGACGTTTCACTACTTCTTTCTTACATGTTCGTGCACATAATTCCCTAAAAAATGTACTAAGTTCCATCAATGGCAAGCGAATATCATGTCTTAAGTACCCTCCGATTGCAGCTGGCAGTAGCCTTTGCATGAATATGTGGGCATCATGACTTTTCATACCAGAAATTTTACAGTCATTAACATTAATACATCTAGCTATATTAGATGCAAAACCATCAGGAAATTTTATAGTCTTCAGCCATGCACAAAACTCTTTTCTCTCATCTCCATGGAACATGAAAAAGGCATGAGGGATTATCACTCAATCACCATTTTCTCTCAAATGTAACTCTTTTCTTATACCAAGTTCGGCCAAGTCTCGTCGGGCCTTGATACCATCTTTTGTTTTACCTGGAATATTCATCAAAGTACCTAACACATtgtcacaaatatttttttcgaTGTGCATCACGTCTAAATTATGTCTAAGTTTCAAAGATGCCCAATAAGGTAGATCAAAGAAGATACTTCGTTTGGTCCAATTTAACTCCTCAGGGGTGCGTTTCCTTCTCTTCCTCGCCTTGCCAAAATCTACATGACCAATGTTATCTAATTGGTGCACTATATCTTCTCCCAAAAGCTGCATAGGTGGCATCCGGAGATCTTCTTTGCCACTAAAAGTATTCTTCTTAGTTCTCCAGATGTGATCTACAGGTAGGAAGCGACGATGACCCATGTAACAATGTTTTCGCCCATGCCTCAGTCAATGTGACTCTGTATCCAGATTGCAAGTTGGGCatgctaactttcctttagtgcTCCACCCAGAAAGGTTACCGTATGCGGGAAAATCATTAATTGTCCACAATAACGCTGCATGTAATTGAAATCTTTCTCCAACCATGGCATCATACGTATCAACACCATTTTCCCACAAATCAACTAGTTCATCAACTAAAGGCCGTAAGTAAACATCAATTTCATTGCCAGGAGATTTAGGCCCAGGAATTAGTGTAGACAACATGAAGAACGAATCTTTCATACATAACCATGAGGGCAAGTTATATGGAACTAGAATCACTGGCCATATGCTGTatggtttgctcatattatTAAATGGGTTAAATCCATCGCTAGCAAGACCGAGCCTCACATTACGAGCATCTTCAGCAAACCAACAATGCTCTCTGTCAAATGTGGTCCACACCTCAGAGTCTACAGGATGTCGCAAAGTTTCATCATTGTGTACCCTTTCTGATTGATGCCACCTCATGGATACTGCAGTTTTCTTGGACATAAAAAGTCTCTGCAACCTTGACTTTAGTGGAAAATACCGCACTACCTTTTGGGGTATTGGTCGTTTAGAAGTTGTAGTGGACAACCACCTAGATGCTTTACACTTAGGGCACTCTTGCTTGTTACTATGTTCCTTGTAAAATAGTATGCAGTCATTTGGGCATACATGAATTTTAATGTATCTAAATCCCAACCCGCGCTCCAATGATCGTGCATCATGGAAAGAGTCTGGCAACTCAACTTCGGGAAAAGCTGTTTTCAATAGTTGAAGTAGCATGTCAAAGGACTTTACACTCCACCCACCAATTGTTTTGATGTGAAGCAACTTCACAGTGAAGGATAGTTTAGAAAATGTTGTGCAACCATTGTAAAGTGGACGCCGAGCATCTTCCAAAAGCTTCTCAAAAGTGGTTGGTTCGGGTTCAACTGTGCTGGTCCACATAGTATGTGGAGTTGTGTCTTCATCAACTCCAACAGTGGTTGCCGCATGAATGTCACCCAACATATCGTCGATGTCATCGACATAACTATCATCAAGATTATCAGGCCCATCTTCATCCATACAACCAATGTTCATTGGTTCTtgctccccatgaaatatccaatAAGTGTAAGTTGGATCTATGCCCGTAATAAATAAATGCTCTTCTACCTCCCTTATATGTAGGAACAAATTATTACGACATCTACGGCACGGACACTTCACACTGTTGTTTCCGAGGGCATGAGCTCGAGCCATTGTGAGAAACTGCCTGACCCCTTTGCCATATTCCCTTGACCTAAATCTATCGGTGAgatgcatccaacttttatccatctgaaaaattaaatatttaaacactATGTTTATTATCATAGACATCCAATCTAACAAACATGGAGTGGAGTTAGTAAAAACCAAAACTTATTATCTAGCAACTTCATGTGAAAACCTCCcacattaaaaatattagagTACATTATATACGACAAGAATAGAGtgtgaaatattatgcaaagcTGAAAACAGGGGATAAAGTTTGGCTGTAAAA
Coding sequences within it:
- the LOC122311983 gene encoding uncharacterized protein LOC122311983; amino-acid sequence: MDKSWMHLTDRFRSREYGKGVRQFLTMARAHALGNNSVKCPCRRCRNNLFLHIREVEEHLFITGIDPTYTYWIFHGEQEPMNIGCMDEDGPDNLDDSYVDDIDDMLGDIHAATTVGVDEDTTPHTMWTSTVEPEPTTFEKLLEDARRPLYNGCTTFSKLSFTVKLLHIKTIGGWSVKSFDMLLQLLKTAFPEVELPDSFHDARSLERGLGFRYIKIHVCPNDCILFYKEHSNKQECPKCKASRWLSTTTSKRPIPQKVVRYFPLKSRLQRLFMSKKTAVSMRWHQSERVHNDETLRHPVDSEVWTTFDREHCWFAEDARNVRLGLASDGFNPFNNMSKPYSIWPVILVPYNLPSWLCMKDSFFMLSTLIPGPKSPGNEIDVYLRPLVDELVDLWENGVDTYDAMVGERFQLHAALLWTINDFPAYGNLSGWSTKGKLACPTCNLDTESH